Proteins from a single region of Candidatus Puniceispirillum marinum IMCC1322:
- a CDS encoding 2Fe-2S iron-sulfur cluster-binding protein, whose amino-acid sequence MSMITIANRENATYQVKGRKPLLDELRDQGVDLPYGCKYGGCITCAAKLIDGEIDQRAQVALNNWQLNNGYVILCVARAKTDCTLEIGVESHDKLYRNPFLDPLQPHELKADIATPLDAEK is encoded by the coding sequence ATGAGTATGATCACCATCGCCAACCGTGAGAATGCAACTTATCAGGTGAAAGGCCGGAAACCGTTGCTTGATGAATTGCGTGATCAGGGTGTTGATCTTCCTTATGGATGCAAATATGGCGGGTGTATAACCTGTGCGGCCAAGCTGATTGATGGTGAAATTGACCAGCGCGCTCAGGTGGCGCTTAATAATTGGCAGTTAAACAATGGCTATGTCATCCTATGTGTTGCGCGCGCCAAAACCGACTGCACGCTGGAAATTGGGGTTGAAAGCCATGATAAATTATATCGCAACCCGTTTCTCGACCCTTTGCAACCACATGAACTAAAAGCTGATATTGCAACTCCTTTGGATGCCGAAAAATGA
- a CDS encoding CoA-binding protein, with translation MKYMNHDEPYSHEYLQNILASVKTIAMVGASPDKTKFSYGVLRVLHETGYDMIPINPRLGLGEIRGLKVYPNLAAIDRPVDMVEVFRKPADLPGIAEEAIAIGAKVLWGQIGVRNDEAARMAEDAGMQVVMDRCPKIELFRPFWKPRLDLAI, from the coding sequence ATGAAATATATGAACCATGACGAACCCTATAGTCACGAATATCTGCAAAATATTCTCGCATCAGTCAAAACCATAGCCATGGTGGGTGCCAGTCCCGATAAAACCAAATTCAGCTATGGTGTGTTGCGGGTGTTGCATGAAACTGGCTATGACATGATACCCATTAATCCACGCCTTGGTCTGGGCGAGATCAGGGGGCTTAAAGTTTATCCAAACCTGGCCGCAATTGACCGGCCAGTTGATATGGTCGAGGTGTTTCGAAAGCCCGCGGACTTACCTGGGATCGCCGAAGAGGCCATTGCTATTGGTGCTAAGGTATTATGGGGGCAAATCGGCGTCCGCAATGATGAGGCGGCACGGATGGCGGAAGATGCTGGCATGCAGGTGGTGATGGATCGCTGTCCTAAAATCGAGTTGTTCCGGCCTTTCTGGAAACCCCGTCTTGATCTTGCTATATGA
- a CDS encoding rhodanese-like domain-containing protein, with amino-acid sequence MPQNINKSVKDLVKAAISAVPTISVDDAMDLVGSPDHVFVDLRDGTEQAKTGIIEGAIASSRGMMEFHIDPESPVHKPEFNQDKTYVFYCASGGRSAMAALVAMDMGLSPVVNLAGGVGAWKKAGGVLS; translated from the coding sequence ATGCCTCAGAACATTAATAAAAGCGTAAAAGACCTTGTAAAAGCGGCCATTTCTGCCGTGCCCACAATTAGTGTCGATGACGCCATGGATTTGGTAGGGTCGCCGGATCACGTTTTTGTTGATCTGCGTGACGGGACTGAACAAGCCAAAACTGGAATCATTGAGGGGGCTATTGCATCTTCACGTGGCATGATGGAATTTCATATTGATCCGGAAAGTCCCGTGCACAAGCCCGAATTTAACCAAGATAAGACCTATGTGTTTTATTGTGCATCTGGGGGGCGATCTGCCATGGCAGCGCTTGTAGCCATGGATATGGGGCTCTCGCCTGTTGTGAATCTGGCTGGTGGTGTTGGTGCTTGGAAGAAAGCTGGTGGCGTGTTGTCATAA